The Ahaetulla prasina isolate Xishuangbanna chromosome 3, ASM2864084v1, whole genome shotgun sequence genome window below encodes:
- the MYL12B gene encoding myosin regulatory light chain 12B isoform X1 has translation MSLAANMSSKRAKTKTTKKRPQRATSNVFAMFDQSQIQEFKEAFNMIDQNRDGFIDKEDLHDMLASLGKNPTDEYLDAMMNEAPGPINFTMFLTMFGEKLNGTDPEDVIRNAFACFDEEATGVIQEDYLRELLTTMGDRFTDEEVDELFREAPIDKKGNFNYIEFTRILKHGAKDKDD, from the exons ATG AGTCTAGCAGCCAACATGTCAAGCAAAAGAGCAAAGACAAAGACCACTAAGAAGCGGCCTCAGCGTGCTACGTCCAATGTATTTGCTATGTTTGATCAGTCACAGATTCAAGAATTTAAAGAGGCATTCAACATGATTGATCAAAACAGAGATGGTTTTATTGACAAAGAAGATCTACATGATATGCTTGCTTCACTTG ggaAAAACCCAACTGATGAATATCTAGATGCCATGATGAATGAGGCTCCAGGACCAATAAACTTCACTATGTTTCTCACAATGTTTGGTGAAAAATTAAATGGTACTGATCCAGAAGATGTAATCAGGAACGCCTTTGCATGTTTTGATGAAGAAGCAACAG GCGTCATTCAAGAAGACTACTTGAGAGAATTGTTGACAACAATGGGAGACAGGTTTACAGATGAAGAAGTTGATGAGCTGTTTAGAGAGGCACCAATTGATAAAAAGGGCAATTTCAATTACATTGAGTTCACACGCATCCTGAAACAtggagcaaaagacaaagatgactaA
- the MYL12B gene encoding myosin regulatory light chain 12B isoform X2 has translation MSSKRAKTKTTKKRPQRATSNVFAMFDQSQIQEFKEAFNMIDQNRDGFIDKEDLHDMLASLGKNPTDEYLDAMMNEAPGPINFTMFLTMFGEKLNGTDPEDVIRNAFACFDEEATGVIQEDYLRELLTTMGDRFTDEEVDELFREAPIDKKGNFNYIEFTRILKHGAKDKDD, from the exons ATGTCAAGCAAAAGAGCAAAGACAAAGACCACTAAGAAGCGGCCTCAGCGTGCTACGTCCAATGTATTTGCTATGTTTGATCAGTCACAGATTCAAGAATTTAAAGAGGCATTCAACATGATTGATCAAAACAGAGATGGTTTTATTGACAAAGAAGATCTACATGATATGCTTGCTTCACTTG ggaAAAACCCAACTGATGAATATCTAGATGCCATGATGAATGAGGCTCCAGGACCAATAAACTTCACTATGTTTCTCACAATGTTTGGTGAAAAATTAAATGGTACTGATCCAGAAGATGTAATCAGGAACGCCTTTGCATGTTTTGATGAAGAAGCAACAG GCGTCATTCAAGAAGACTACTTGAGAGAATTGTTGACAACAATGGGAGACAGGTTTACAGATGAAGAAGTTGATGAGCTGTTTAGAGAGGCACCAATTGATAAAAAGGGCAATTTCAATTACATTGAGTTCACACGCATCCTGAAACAtggagcaaaagacaaagatgactaA